The nucleotide window AGTTCAAGGACGACTACGACAACAACCAGCCGCTGTGGCGCGTGCTGCCCGAGTTCGTCGCGCAACACCCGATGTACGAGCGCGTGGGCCTGCGCGATCTGTGCCAGCAAATCCACAGCGTCTACCGCGCCAACGACATCGCCCGTCTCACGACCGAGATGTACCTCTCGAGCATGGAGCCCGCGATGAAGCCGTCGGACGCCTTTGCGAAACTCGCGCACCGCGAGATCGACCGTGTGCCTGTGGACGAACTCGAAGGCCGTGTCACGTCGATCCTGCTCACGCCGTATCCGCCGGGCATTCCGCTCCTGATTCCGGGCGAACGCTTCAACAGGACGATCGTGAATTATCTGAAGTTCGCGCGCGAGTTCAACGAGCGCTTCCCGGGCTTCCACACCGACATCCACGGGCTCGTGGGCGAGACCATCAACGGCCGCATCGAGTATTTCGTGGATTGCGTGCGCGCCTGAGCGCGCAGGGGAGGGGAATGTCAGGTGGTTCTTCGGCGCGGCTAGCGCGTTTCCTTGCTGCGACGGCGTCGGCGCTGTCGCTGGTGTCAGTGGCCACGGTGCTGTTCGCCGTGGCGCCGGCGGCACACGCCGAGGTCGCAGCGGCCGATCCGATCGACACGGCCATGCGTACGTGTCTCGCGCGCGCGGACCGCTCGTCGACGGCCGGGCAGATCCAGTGCATGGACGACGCGCGCACCGCGTGGCGTACGGCCGCCGACACCGCGCTCACGCAACTGCTCGCGAAGTTGCCCGCCGCGCAGCAAAAGCGCTGGCAGCTGAGTCAGCAGAAGTGGGTGGCCTGGCGCGACGCCGAGGACACCATGCTCGGCGCCGCGTTCGCGACCACGAGCGGCAGCACCTACCAGCTTTACGAGGCGGACATGCGCCTGCAGCCGGTGCGCGAGCGCGCGCTCGCGCTGCGCAACCAGGCGGCCACGTACGACGGCGACACGCCGAAGGTGCGTGCCTGCAGCGCAGACGCGCGCTGCGAGCACGTGAGCTACGACCTCAATCGCTACTACCGTCAGCTCTATGCGCGCATGCCGAAGCCCGCGCGGCCTACGGTTGCGCGCGCACAAAGCGATTGGCGCGCGTATCGAGACGCGACCACGCCGCTCATCGACGAACATGCACGGCTCGATCTGCTGGGCGGGCGTCTTGCGACCTTGAAGCGCCTCGCCGAAACGGTGAACAACCACTGAGGGTGCGCTTTCAGTCGATGATGAACTGCTCCGGCGTGCGTACCGGCAGCGACGTGGGCTCGCCCATCAGGTCGTGCAATGCGACTTCGATGCCGGCCGACATCAGGTTCAGCGCGAGGTCGTTGTCCTCGGTGCCGAACGGGTCTTCGAGCTGCGAGGCGATCGCCTCGTGGGCCATGAACGCGTAGGCCACGAACACGGCGAAGATCGGCGTCAAGCCGCCGATGCTATCGACGAGGCCGAATGGCAGCAAGGCGCAGAAGAAGTACACGGTGCGATGAATCATCACCGTATAGGCGAACGGCAGCGGCGTGGAGACGATGCGCTCGCACCCGCCGATCACGTCTGAAATGCCATTGAGATTGTGCTCGAACGCGAGCACCGCGTAGCCGTCGAGGCGAGCTTGGCGCGTCTCGCGCTGGACCCATTCCGAGGCGCACAGCATGAGCGTGGCCGGCCGGTAGCGCGAGGCCATCACGCGCTCGAACAGTGCGCCCGGCAAGCGCGTTTCGAGATCGGCGCGCGGGTCGGTGTTGCGCAATTGATGGCGCAGCGCATGCGGCAGCGCGCCGAGCAGACCGCACAGTTCACGCGCGCGCTCGCGCGTGGCGGCTTCGTCGCCGTTGCGAGGCAGCGTCAGCGCCTCGCGCACCAGCGAACGCGATTCGTTGAGCATTTGCCCCCACAGCTTGCGGCCTTCCCAGTAGCGGTCGTAGCTCGCGCTGTTGCGAAAGCCGAGAAACACCGCAAGCGCGATACCGATCAGCGAGAACGGCACCGTGCTCAGGTTCACCGTGAGCTTGAGGATGTGATCGTGCGCGGCGACCGCGACGATCGAGAGGACCAGCACGATGAAGAGCCGCGGCAGAAGCTGCGGCAACACGGAGCCGCGCCACGCGAGCAGCATGCGGAACCAGTGGAGGTGAGGGCGGACGATCATGGGACGGGGAGTGGGAGCGAAGACAAACCCGACGGAGCAATACGTGAGTATGGCGCGGGATCGTAGGCCATGGCGCGCGACTGCCGGGCGCACACTTCCGACATTTTGCTGCGGGTACAGCGCGCTGTCATGCGCGTTGTCATCTTGTTCGCCGGCCCAAAAACAAACCGGGCGCGCGACGTTGTCCGTCGCGCGCCCGGTTGGCCTGTGCGTGCGGGCGGCTTGCGCCCGCTTCGGTGCGCTTACTTGAGTGCCGCGCGCGCCGCCGCGATGGCCGCACGCACTTGCTCGGGCGCCGTGCCGCCCGGATGGTTGCGCGCCGAGACCGAGCCTTCGAG belongs to Paraburkholderia flagellata and includes:
- a CDS encoding lysozyme inhibitor LprI family protein, with amino-acid sequence MSGGSSARLARFLAATASALSLVSVATVLFAVAPAAHAEVAAADPIDTAMRTCLARADRSSTAGQIQCMDDARTAWRTAADTALTQLLAKLPAAQQKRWQLSQQKWVAWRDAEDTMLGAAFATTSGSTYQLYEADMRLQPVRERALALRNQAATYDGDTPKVRACSADARCEHVSYDLNRYYRQLYARMPKPARPTVARAQSDWRAYRDATTPLIDEHARLDLLGGRLATLKRLAETVNNH
- a CDS encoding bestrophin family protein, with translation MIVRPHLHWFRMLLAWRGSVLPQLLPRLFIVLVLSIVAVAAHDHILKLTVNLSTVPFSLIGIALAVFLGFRNSASYDRYWEGRKLWGQMLNESRSLVREALTLPRNGDEAATRERARELCGLLGALPHALRHQLRNTDPRADLETRLPGALFERVMASRYRPATLMLCASEWVQRETRQARLDGYAVLAFEHNLNGISDVIGGCERIVSTPLPFAYTVMIHRTVYFFCALLPFGLVDSIGGLTPIFAVFVAYAFMAHEAIASQLEDPFGTEDNDLALNLMSAGIEVALHDLMGEPTSLPVRTPEQFIID